The Nitrospirota bacterium genome contains a region encoding:
- a CDS encoding HEAT repeat domain-containing protein: MKDMLVEYMGRGFLDNIIALFRQDGTLYRFIPDMLGEESLHVRLGTVALVEELVKDHRQELRNAVPGLIELLKHENPTIRGDAASMLGTIRDGSAREALKACLQDSHPGVREAAQEALSDIE, translated from the coding sequence ATGAAGGACATGCTCGTGGAATACATGGGCAGGGGCTTCCTCGACAACATTATTGCGCTCTTCAGGCAGGACGGGACGCTCTACCGCTTCATTCCGGACATGCTCGGTGAAGAGAGCCTCCATGTGCGGCTCGGGACCGTTGCGCTGGTCGAAGAGCTGGTCAAGGACCATCGCCAGGAGCTTCGGAACGCGGTGCCGGGCCTCATTGAACTGCTTAAGCATGAAAACCCGACGATCAGGGGGGATGCCGCATCAATGCTGGGGACCATCAGGGACGGGTCCGCGCGAGAGGCGCTGAAGGCCTGTTTGCAGGACAGCCATCCCGGGGTACGCGAAGCGGCGCAAGAAGCGCTCTCGGACATAGAATAA
- a CDS encoding geranylgeranyl reductase family protein, whose protein sequence is MESGNSPYDVIVVGAGPAGSTCARACALNGLRTLLLDKAVFPRQKPCGGALSVHGRSLLDFPLPDSLIEQECRGARIYCNGSRTEVRMDRPIAVLIDRARFDAYLADQAVAAGARFLQGETVIEVQNTGSNAIVRTEANTYEASYVVGTDGVQSRVAHFVRPAFRKDETVLALVTPVKPDDVRRDGLPRDMIGLYFGIADLGYGWLFPHQGHYSFGIAGLASHLDHPRDVLEAFGSNLGINFGPPQGRFIPLGGINRRVAAGRVLLAGDAAGFADPFHGEGIAHAILSGKLAATAIVEGIRKGGDPEDTASRYAAACERRIWKDLRIAYRLARGVDRFPGLFIRIFFDNKGPLERYLEIAAGNSDYRHFARWIAPRVPYYLLSSFLRGRRNEARKAYG, encoded by the coding sequence ATGGAATCGGGGAATTCGCCTTATGATGTGATCGTGGTCGGCGCCGGTCCGGCAGGCTCAACCTGCGCGCGCGCGTGCGCGTTGAACGGGCTCCGCACTCTGCTTCTGGACAAGGCCGTATTCCCCAGGCAAAAGCCCTGCGGCGGCGCGCTCTCCGTGCACGGCAGGTCCCTTCTGGACTTTCCGCTCCCTGACAGTCTTATTGAGCAGGAGTGCCGCGGCGCACGCATATACTGCAACGGTTCGCGGACCGAGGTCCGCATGGACAGGCCGATCGCCGTGCTCATCGATCGGGCCCGCTTCGACGCCTATCTTGCCGACCAGGCCGTCGCGGCGGGCGCGCGGTTCCTCCAAGGTGAGACCGTCATCGAGGTACAGAACACCGGCAGCAATGCAATTGTCCGTACGGAGGCAAACACCTACGAGGCCAGCTATGTGGTCGGTACGGACGGCGTGCAGAGCAGGGTCGCGCATTTTGTGAGGCCCGCTTTCCGTAAGGATGAAACAGTCCTCGCCCTGGTCACCCCGGTCAAGCCGGACGACGTACGGAGAGACGGGCTCCCGCGGGATATGATCGGCCTCTATTTCGGGATCGCCGACCTGGGCTACGGGTGGCTGTTTCCTCACCAAGGCCATTATTCGTTCGGTATTGCCGGGCTGGCTTCCCACCTTGATCATCCCCGGGACGTTCTGGAGGCATTCGGCAGTAACCTCGGAATCAATTTCGGGCCGCCGCAGGGCAGGTTCATACCGCTCGGAGGCATCAACCGCAGGGTTGCGGCAGGGCGGGTCCTGCTGGCGGGCGATGCTGCCGGATTCGCGGACCCTTTTCACGGAGAGGGGATTGCGCACGCCATCCTGTCCGGGAAGCTCGCAGCAACAGCGATCGTCGAGGGCATCAGAAAGGGCGGGGATCCGGAGGATACGGCATCCCGCTATGCAGCGGCATGCGAGCGCCGGATCTGGAAGGACCTGCGAATCGCCTACCGGCTGGCGAGAGGAGTGGACCGTTTCCCGGGACTCTTCATACGGATCTTCTTCGACAATAAGGGCCCCCTCGAACGATATCTCGAGATAGCCGCCGGCAACTCCGACTATCGCCACTTCGCCCGGTGGATCGCGCCCCGCGTTCCGTACTATCTCCTTTCAAGTTTCCTCCGAGGCCGGCGCAACGAAGCCCGTAAGGCATACGGATAG
- a CDS encoding V-type ATP synthase subunit E — MSCKELIDSLKKAADERIRKLWQDAEAEAAKIKAGVTLGAEQLRADMEKKKAILAGDRINRAVSEANSKARIVKLSAEKKLSDRLYQAALASLPSLRNSAYEAVFTAMTKELPPLTWQSVRVNPADGALARKHFPGAEIVVDGAISGGMEVSARDGSIRVVNTFEKRLERAWVDMQPDMIRDAYREVNNAASPAAARRPGLSGRVSSDTDTRQAVAADF, encoded by the coding sequence ATGAGTTGCAAAGAATTGATCGACTCGCTCAAAAAAGCGGCTGACGAGCGCATCCGGAAGCTCTGGCAGGATGCGGAGGCAGAGGCCGCGAAGATCAAGGCCGGCGTCACCCTCGGGGCGGAGCAGTTGCGCGCCGATATGGAAAAGAAGAAGGCGATCCTGGCCGGGGACCGGATCAACAGGGCCGTTTCCGAGGCGAACAGCAAGGCGCGGATCGTGAAGCTCTCCGCGGAAAAGAAGCTCTCCGACCGGCTTTACCAGGCCGCGCTGGCCTCCCTCCCTTCGCTCAGGAACAGTGCGTACGAGGCGGTCTTCACAGCCATGACGAAGGAGTTACCTCCCCTCACCTGGCAATCCGTCCGGGTGAATCCCGCGGATGGCGCGCTGGCGCGGAAGCATTTCCCGGGCGCTGAGATCGTCGTTGACGGGGCGATTTCGGGCGGCATGGAGGTGTCCGCCCGGGACGGATCGATCAGGGTTGTCAACACCTTCGAAAAGAGGCTTGAACGGGCGTGGGTCGACATGCAGCCGGACATGATCCGTGATGCCTACCGCGAGGTGAACAATGCAGCATCTCCTGCAGCAGCCCGGCGACCGGGGTTATCCGGCCGAGTATCTTCTGACACGGATACGAGGCAGGCGGTCGCGGCTGATTTCTGA
- a CDS encoding ATPase, with product MNLEKVLIAFCAAMAIGLPAFATAWAQSKIGAAGAGSLAEKPELTGTIVILVAIPETMVILGFVVATMILFTVK from the coding sequence ATGAATCTCGAAAAGGTACTCATCGCGTTTTGTGCGGCAATGGCGATCGGGCTTCCGGCCTTTGCCACGGCCTGGGCCCAGTCCAAGATAGGCGCTGCGGGAGCGGGGTCGCTCGCGGAAAAACCGGAGCTGACCGGAACCATCGTGATCCTCGTGGCCATTCCTGAAACCATGGTCATCCTCGGCTTTGTCGTCGCCACGATGATCCTCTTTACGGTGAAATAA
- a CDS encoding V-type ATP synthase subunit A produces the protein MSGRIQAISGPTVTVDLKGLKLYERVYVGHAMLTGEVVRLEKDKAVIQVYEDTRGLAVGEPVKGVGMPLTVRLGPGLLGGMFDGLQRPLERLRKDMGPFITHGKEIYALDYMKRWKFTPVLKKGEAPSMGTVIGTVDEGPFKHSIMCGNYRGRKAARIVDGDISLDEPLGEYEDGTEIPGCNEWPVRIARPYRRKFPPAEPLVTGQRSIDFLFPLARGGTAIFPGGFGTGKTILEQAVAKFADVDIVVYVGCGERGNEMADMIAEFEELEDPWTKRPLRERTVLVVNTSNMPVAAREASIYTAVTMAEYYRDMGYHVLFLADSLSRWAEALREISASLEEMPGEEGYPTYLASRLSGFLERAGVVETMNGRIGSLSMILSVSPPGGDFTEPVTQACLRTTGAFLMLDTSLAHRRHYPAINWFQSYSLYGREVSGHYRDKVSAEWDAQLVRCRQILQQEEALREVAEIVGAEGLQDTDRLLMRTAERIRTEFLQQNAYSEDAFSPPDRTFGIIRGIVEAHDRATQNLKQGMALEEAVK, from the coding sequence ATGAGCGGCAGAATACAGGCCATATCAGGACCGACGGTGACCGTCGACCTTAAGGGGTTGAAGCTCTACGAGCGCGTGTACGTTGGCCACGCCATGCTGACCGGCGAGGTCGTCCGGCTCGAAAAGGACAAGGCCGTAATCCAGGTGTACGAGGACACGCGCGGTCTTGCCGTGGGAGAGCCGGTCAAGGGAGTGGGCATGCCGCTCACGGTCCGCCTCGGCCCGGGCCTGCTCGGCGGCATGTTCGACGGCCTGCAGCGGCCGCTGGAGCGGCTTCGGAAGGACATGGGTCCCTTCATCACCCACGGGAAGGAGATATACGCCCTTGACTACATGAAGCGGTGGAAGTTCACGCCGGTGCTGAAAAAGGGCGAAGCGCCGTCGATGGGAACCGTCATCGGGACCGTGGACGAGGGGCCGTTCAAACATTCCATCATGTGCGGAAATTACCGGGGCAGGAAGGCGGCGCGCATCGTAGACGGCGACATCAGCCTCGACGAACCGCTCGGGGAGTATGAGGACGGCACCGAGATCCCGGGGTGCAACGAGTGGCCGGTGCGCATCGCACGGCCCTATCGCAGGAAGTTCCCGCCCGCCGAACCGCTTGTGACGGGTCAGCGCAGCATCGACTTCCTGTTCCCGCTGGCCCGGGGCGGCACGGCTATCTTCCCCGGAGGGTTCGGCACGGGCAAGACCATCCTCGAGCAGGCAGTGGCGAAGTTCGCCGACGTGGACATCGTGGTCTACGTGGGTTGCGGCGAGCGCGGCAACGAGATGGCGGACATGATCGCCGAGTTCGAGGAACTGGAGGACCCCTGGACCAAACGGCCGCTCAGGGAGCGGACGGTCCTCGTCGTGAACACGTCGAACATGCCCGTGGCGGCCCGCGAAGCATCGATCTATACGGCGGTCACCATGGCCGAATATTACCGGGACATGGGCTACCATGTCCTGTTCCTCGCTGACAGCCTTTCGCGCTGGGCCGAGGCCCTGCGCGAGATCTCGGCCTCCCTGGAGGAGATGCCCGGTGAGGAGGGGTATCCCACGTATCTTGCCTCACGGCTGTCGGGATTTCTCGAACGCGCCGGCGTGGTAGAGACGATGAATGGCCGGATCGGCTCGCTCAGCATGATCCTGTCCGTTTCCCCCCCGGGCGGTGACTTCACCGAGCCGGTGACCCAGGCATGTCTCCGGACAACCGGCGCGTTTCTCATGCTGGACACGTCGCTCGCCCACAGGCGCCACTATCCCGCGATCAACTGGTTCCAGAGCTACTCGCTCTACGGCCGGGAGGTCTCCGGTCATTACCGGGACAAGGTCTCCGCGGAGTGGGACGCGCAGCTTGTGCGCTGCCGGCAGATCCTCCAGCAGGAGGAGGCGCTCAGGGAAGTGGCCGAGATCGTGGGGGCCGAGGGCCTCCAGGACACGGACCGCTTGCTGATGCGGACGGCGGAGCGGATCAGGACCGAATTCCTGCAGCAGAACGCCTACAGCGAAGATGCCTTCTCGCCGCCGGACAGGACCTTCGGGATCATTCGGGGGATCGTGGAAGCCCATGACCGCGCCACGCAGAACCTGAAGCAGGGCATGGCGCTGGAAGAGGCCGTGAAATAA
- a CDS encoding V-type ATP synthase subunit D, producing MIHPTRTNLLMLKDKTRSVVNSVGILKARKQALIKEFLTATLPFLRSREDIRKSYGKALRELAVAVGREGRDTVASIAAASARDFKIDVIEKSIWGLRYKDIVFHDAPVRDADSRGYDEYSTTPHLEEGTLLFEKLLESMLHIAEYESKLKRLGDEIMRTTRRIKVLEEMVLPTLKSQIKTITQYIGERERESFYRLKRVKNILTAKEEEQVKESLLRISAGAEKTAASPVPSVSPVGS from the coding sequence ATGATCCATCCTACCCGCACAAATCTCCTGATGCTGAAGGACAAGACCCGGTCCGTGGTCAACAGCGTCGGGATCCTGAAGGCGCGGAAACAGGCCCTCATCAAGGAGTTCCTGACCGCGACGCTTCCGTTTCTCCGATCCCGCGAGGACATCCGCAAATCCTACGGCAAGGCCCTGCGGGAGCTGGCCGTGGCGGTCGGGCGTGAAGGCCGGGACACGGTCGCTTCGATTGCCGCGGCCTCGGCGCGGGACTTCAAGATCGACGTGATCGAGAAGAGCATCTGGGGCCTGCGGTACAAGGACATTGTGTTCCATGATGCCCCGGTGCGCGACGCCGACAGCCGGGGGTACGACGAATACTCCACGACGCCGCACCTCGAAGAGGGAACGCTGCTGTTCGAAAAGCTGCTCGAGTCCATGCTGCACATCGCTGAGTACGAGAGCAAGCTCAAGCGGCTGGGCGACGAGATCATGCGGACGACGCGCCGGATCAAGGTGCTCGAAGAGATGGTGCTTCCCACCCTCAAGTCCCAGATCAAGACGATCACGCAGTACATCGGCGAGCGCGAACGGGAATCCTTTTATCGCTTGAAGAGAGTGAAGAACATCCTGACCGCGAAGGAAGAGGAACAGGTAAAGGAGTCCCTGCTCAGGATCTCCGCAGGCGCGGAGAAAACAGCGGCTTCGCCGGTCCCTTCGGTCAGTCCGGTCGGCTCCTGA
- a CDS encoding V-type ATP synthase subunit B produces MRLSEHTYRTISTVAGPLIFVQNVFSARIGEVVTVHAPDGRDMEAEVLEIDGDTALVEVYGGTQGLDIERTSVSFTDAIKKVPLSEDIVGRIFNGSFSPLDGAPMFIPEKWTPITGAPINPSARARPADFIETGFSPIDGLNTLVRGQKLPIFSAAGLPSKEVVASILKNSRLADPSKRFIVVFAALGLTFHEYSYYLKVLEEMKTGFAAFVNMADEPVMERLLAPRFALTVAEYLAFEKGMDILVIITDMTNYCDALREISTAREELPGRRGYPGYMYSDLASLYERAGRIHGMAGSVTMLPVVTMPEDDITHPIPDLTGYITEGQIVLSRELHQQGVFPPIDVLPSLSRLMQKGIGEGLTRADHRKVSNHLYKYYAKGRDLRRLEAIVGRDGMTKGDILMLDFANAFEHEFVGQGTTRRTVFETLDTGLELMKKFSLEVK; encoded by the coding sequence ATGAGACTTTCAGAACATACTTACCGTACCATATCGACCGTGGCGGGACCGCTCATTTTCGTTCAGAACGTGTTCAGCGCCCGCATCGGGGAGGTGGTAACGGTCCATGCGCCCGACGGCAGGGACATGGAGGCCGAGGTGCTCGAGATCGACGGAGACACGGCGCTCGTCGAGGTTTACGGCGGCACGCAGGGGCTGGACATCGAACGGACGTCGGTGTCCTTCACCGATGCGATCAAGAAGGTGCCGCTGTCCGAGGACATCGTGGGAAGGATCTTCAACGGCTCCTTCTCGCCGCTGGACGGAGCGCCCATGTTCATCCCCGAGAAATGGACGCCGATCACCGGAGCCCCCATCAACCCGTCGGCGCGCGCCCGGCCCGCCGACTTTATCGAGACCGGTTTCTCGCCCATCGACGGCCTGAACACGCTGGTGCGGGGCCAGAAGCTGCCCATATTCTCCGCCGCGGGCCTGCCGTCGAAGGAGGTCGTCGCCTCGATCCTGAAGAACTCCCGGCTCGCCGATCCGTCGAAGCGGTTCATCGTGGTCTTCGCCGCCCTGGGCCTCACGTTCCACGAGTACTCGTACTACCTGAAGGTGCTCGAGGAGATGAAGACGGGGTTCGCGGCCTTCGTGAACATGGCCGATGAGCCTGTGATGGAGCGGCTGCTCGCGCCGCGATTCGCGCTGACCGTCGCGGAGTACCTGGCCTTCGAAAAGGGGATGGACATCCTGGTCATCATCACGGACATGACGAACTACTGCGACGCCCTGCGCGAGATATCTACGGCGCGCGAGGAACTGCCGGGGAGGCGCGGCTATCCCGGATACATGTACTCGGACCTGGCTTCCCTGTACGAGCGCGCCGGCAGGATCCACGGCATGGCGGGATCGGTCACGATGCTGCCGGTCGTCACCATGCCCGAGGACGACATCACCCATCCCATCCCGGACCTGACGGGCTACATCACGGAGGGCCAGATCGTGCTCTCCCGCGAGCTGCACCAGCAGGGTGTCTTCCCGCCCATCGACGTGCTTCCCAGCCTGTCGCGGCTGATGCAGAAGGGGATCGGCGAAGGGCTCACCCGGGCCGACCACCGGAAGGTATCGAACCATCTCTACAAGTACTACGCCAAGGGAAGGGACCTCCGGAGGCTCGAAGCGATCGTGGGCAGGGACGGCATGACCAAAGGCGACATCCTGATGCTTGACTTCGCCAATGCCTTCGAGCACGAGTTCGTGGGCCAGGGGACGACGCGCAGGACCGTGTTCGAGACCCTGGACACGGGCCTGGAGCTCATGAAGAAATTCTCGCTCGAGGTGAAGTGA
- a CDS encoding CBS domain-containing protein, producing MKVRALLDTKGKDIVSIDADSSVEDAIRSMHARKISALMVTDQGKTVGIFTERDVVRSYIAAAAKSFKDIKVKDHMVCDLIIAMPEDDVNDISAIMVEKNIRHLPVFENNRVVGMLSVRDIVQTQVSKLHSEIHYLKDYITGY from the coding sequence ATGAAGGTCAGGGCTTTGCTTGATACGAAGGGAAAGGACATCGTCTCCATCGACGCCGACAGCTCCGTCGAGGACGCCATCCGGTCGATGCACGCCCGCAAGATCAGCGCGCTCATGGTGACCGACCAGGGTAAAACCGTCGGCATCTTCACGGAGCGTGACGTCGTGCGGAGCTATATTGCGGCCGCCGCGAAGAGCTTCAAGGACATAAAGGTGAAGGACCACATGGTCTGCGACCTGATCATCGCCATGCCGGAGGACGACGTGAACGACATCTCCGCGATCATGGTTGAAAAGAACATCAGGCACCTGCCCGTGTTCGAGAATAACCGCGTCGTGGGCATGCTCTCGGTCCGAGACATCGTCCAGACCCAGGTCAGCAAGCTGCATTCCGAGATCCATTATCTCAAGGACTACATCACCGGTTACTAA
- a CDS encoding OsmC family protein, whose amino-acid sequence MSEEKEVKELDESLDTYKSKVSQVNKATLTWDKELIFVGRTNRGYEVEYDAQQQWGCSPTETLLLSVAACMGIDMVSFLKKMKCEIKTYKMDIMGERNPTPPQYYTSIEMIISVSGAGLTAKKIERAIALSHDKYCSVYHSLRKDMKVKVDYTFENA is encoded by the coding sequence ATGTCGGAAGAGAAGGAAGTGAAGGAACTGGATGAATCGCTCGACACGTACAAGTCGAAGGTCTCGCAGGTGAACAAAGCGACCCTCACCTGGGACAAGGAGCTCATCTTTGTCGGCCGGACGAACCGGGGATACGAGGTCGAGTACGACGCGCAGCAGCAGTGGGGCTGTTCCCCGACGGAGACGCTGCTCCTGAGCGTGGCCGCGTGCATGGGCATAGACATGGTCTCGTTCCTGAAGAAGATGAAGTGCGAGATCAAGACCTACAAGATGGACATCATGGGCGAACGCAACCCGACGCCGCCGCAGTACTACACCTCCATCGAGATGATCATTTCGGTATCAGGCGCGGGACTGACGGCAAAGAAGATCGAGCGGGCGATCGCCCTGTCCCACGACAAGTACTGTTCCGTCTACCATTCGCTCAGAAAAGACATGAAGGTGAAGGTGGATTACACGTTCGAGAACGCATGA
- a CDS encoding rubrerythrin family protein: MQIKGSRTEKNLLSAFAGESQARNRYTFFASAAKKEGYEQIAAIFLETADNEKEHAKRFFKFLEGGMAEFTALFPAGIIGTTAQNLKSAAEGEHEEWTKLYPGFGDIAEQEGFPGVAAAFRYIAKVEVEHEKRYRKLLDNVEAGKVFKRDKPVTWKCLNCGYHHEGTEAPELCPTCLHPKSYFEIWMENY, from the coding sequence ATGCAGATCAAGGGATCCAGAACGGAAAAGAACCTGCTTTCGGCCTTTGCCGGGGAATCGCAGGCCAGGAACCGCTACACCTTTTTCGCCAGCGCGGCCAAAAAGGAAGGGTACGAACAGATCGCCGCGATTTTTCTCGAGACCGCGGACAACGAGAAGGAGCATGCCAAGCGGTTCTTCAAGTTCCTGGAAGGCGGCATGGCCGAATTCACGGCATTATTCCCGGCGGGCATCATCGGCACCACGGCCCAGAACCTGAAGTCCGCCGCCGAAGGGGAGCACGAGGAGTGGACGAAGCTGTATCCCGGCTTCGGCGACATCGCGGAACAGGAAGGCTTCCCGGGAGTCGCGGCCGCGTTCCGGTATATCGCGAAGGTCGAGGTCGAGCACGAGAAGCGGTACCGGAAGCTGCTGGACAATGTGGAAGCCGGGAAGGTGTTCAAGAGGGACAAGCCTGTCACGTGGAAGTGCCTGAACTGCGGCTACCATCATGAAGGAACCGAGGCACCGGAACTGTGCCCCACCTGCCTGCACCCGAAGAGCTATTTTGAGATCTGGATGGAGAATTATTGA
- a CDS encoding V-type ATP synthase subunit F: MRKIAFITPRDVEHGFSLTGLAQQIAEPLEMEETLKKTMEETENGLVIVDERLINPGRESKGLSEERLGELEHRWQGILLVLPSPEKPPAEVEDYAARLIRRAIGYHVRLKL, from the coding sequence ATGCGAAAGATAGCCTTCATAACCCCCCGGGACGTCGAACACGGATTCAGCCTGACCGGTCTTGCGCAGCAGATCGCCGAGCCGCTGGAAATGGAAGAAACGCTCAAGAAAACCATGGAGGAGACCGAGAACGGGCTGGTGATCGTGGACGAGAGGCTCATCAATCCCGGCCGGGAGAGCAAAGGACTGTCCGAGGAACGTCTGGGCGAACTGGAGCACCGCTGGCAGGGCATTCTCCTCGTGCTCCCGTCCCCCGAGAAGCCGCCGGCCGAGGTCGAGGACTACGCAGCGCGGCTGATCCGCCGGGCGATCGGGTACCACGTGAGATTGAAACTGTAG
- a CDS encoding V-type ATPase subunit — translation MQHLLQQPGDRGYPAEYLLTRIRGRRSRLISDWRPLVFEAAVQDFLSSSRYQGFVRERSAEGIWRNLLREYRWVYTQMNGKLRELFAPYFLYNELRTLFICLRHVREKHAGRAADLLELSLLSDAIKRVLTLSPDAAAAVGGIEQAFCSLSGRFSGLTKSLDEGGLRAVEQKLTNTYLSIVMDARLHPIMKSFFARLIDSRNILSMYKSMRQEQGRHPAFLPGGAMPEVRLREIIAKEDLFGICSLVREFSGIKIDAPDPTKVEIALYKGITRYLKKEGREPFGIGPILDYLWRCSLEVTNLSILFAGKDIERDLVTAELVQ, via the coding sequence ATGCAGCATCTCCTGCAGCAGCCCGGCGACCGGGGTTATCCGGCCGAGTATCTTCTGACACGGATACGAGGCAGGCGGTCGCGGCTGATTTCTGACTGGCGGCCGCTCGTGTTCGAAGCCGCCGTGCAGGACTTCCTGTCCTCGAGCCGCTATCAGGGTTTCGTGAGGGAACGCTCGGCCGAGGGCATCTGGAGGAACCTGCTCAGGGAATACCGCTGGGTCTACACGCAGATGAATGGAAAGCTCCGGGAGCTTTTCGCGCCTTACTTCCTGTACAACGAGCTCCGGACCCTGTTCATCTGCCTCCGGCATGTGCGGGAAAAACATGCAGGCCGCGCGGCCGACCTGCTGGAACTGAGCCTCCTCTCCGACGCGATCAAGCGTGTTCTGACCCTCAGCCCGGATGCGGCGGCAGCAGTCGGGGGCATCGAGCAGGCCTTTTGCTCCCTTTCGGGCCGTTTCTCCGGGCTCACAAAATCCCTCGACGAGGGTGGTCTCCGGGCGGTGGAGCAGAAACTGACGAACACGTATCTGTCCATCGTGATGGATGCGCGGCTCCACCCCATCATGAAAAGCTTCTTCGCCCGTCTGATCGACTCGCGCAACATCCTGAGCATGTACAAAAGCATGAGGCAGGAACAGGGCAGGCATCCCGCCTTCCTGCCCGGCGGCGCTATGCCGGAAGTCCGACTCCGGGAGATCATCGCGAAGGAGGACCTCTTCGGCATCTGCTCCCTGGTCCGTGAATTCTCCGGAATTAAGATCGACGCGCCCGACCCCACCAAGGTGGAGATCGCCTTATACAAGGGGATCACCCGCTACCTGAAAAAAGAGGGGCGGGAGCCCTTTGGGATCGGACCCATCCTGGATTATCTCTGGCGATGCTCTCTGGAAGTGACGAACCTGAGCATCCTGTTCGCCGGCAAGGACATCGAACGGGACCTGGTGACGGCGGAGCTGGTGCAGTGA
- a CDS encoding phospholipase D-like domain-containing protein yields MTTVRLLKNGVEAFPAMFDAVDRAQSCISLEMYVFADDGTGREFREHLLGAAGRGVQVMVLVDAWGSWQLQDSFWDGLRAAGGMVRWFHPIAKGLLTFRNHRKMLLIDDRKAYIGGMNIADEYYRGSQGAMPWRDNMLEITGTEVARLRRSFSRMWKKADASLRRIFFSLRRRRFLNTIPTGTVRFLESGPENPLRPVRRIYHHVIQNAVSNIDLAMGYFYPHGRMLLAIKRAVKRGVRVRLLFPRKTDVPAARWAARGLYGRILRAGVEVWEYLPAMMHAKLALADDIVIAGSANLDIRSGMFNYELVAVVKDPALAAQARADFEQDLALSAPVRLEEWRKRPFIQKVMERISYCLLARVDIFLSRSRLARRMR; encoded by the coding sequence ATGACCACCGTGCGTCTTCTGAAAAACGGAGTGGAGGCTTTCCCGGCCATGTTCGACGCTGTCGATCGGGCGCAGTCCTGCATATCGCTGGAGATGTATGTCTTCGCGGATGACGGGACCGGGAGAGAATTCCGGGAACACCTGCTCGGGGCGGCCGGCCGGGGCGTTCAGGTCATGGTCCTTGTCGATGCCTGGGGCTCCTGGCAGCTGCAGGATTCGTTCTGGGACGGGTTGCGGGCAGCCGGGGGCATGGTGCGCTGGTTTCATCCGATCGCCAAAGGCCTGCTGACCTTCCGGAATCACCGGAAAATGCTCTTGATCGACGACCGCAAGGCCTACATCGGCGGCATGAACATCGCCGATGAATATTACCGGGGCTCGCAGGGCGCGATGCCGTGGCGGGATAACATGCTCGAGATCACCGGGACCGAGGTCGCCCGCCTTCGCCGGTCCTTTTCACGGATGTGGAAAAAGGCCGATGCGTCTTTGCGAAGAATCTTCTTCAGCCTCCGGCGGCGGCGCTTCCTCAATACGATTCCCACCGGCACGGTCCGGTTCCTCGAAAGCGGGCCGGAAAACCCGCTGCGGCCCGTTCGCAGGATTTACCACCATGTGATCCAGAACGCGGTCTCGAACATTGATCTTGCCATGGGATACTTTTATCCCCATGGCCGCATGCTGCTGGCCATCAAGCGGGCGGTCAAGCGCGGGGTCCGTGTCCGGCTCCTGTTCCCCCGCAAAACCGACGTGCCTGCCGCCCGGTGGGCCGCCCGCGGACTCTATGGCAGGATACTGCGGGCCGGCGTCGAGGTCTGGGAATACCTGCCCGCCATGATGCACGCCAAACTGGCCCTCGCCGATGACATCGTCATCGCGGGGTCGGCCAACCTGGACATCAGGAGCGGCATGTTCAACTACGAGCTGGTGGCGGTCGTGAAAGACCCCGCGCTTGCAGCCCAGGCCCGGGCCGATTTCGAGCAAGACCTCGCACTGTCGGCCCCGGTCAGGCTCGAGGAATGGAGGAAGAGGCCATTCATCCAGAAAGTGATGGAACGGATCAGCTACTGCCTTCTGGCGCGGGTGGACATCTTTCTGTCGCGTTCCCGGCTTGCAAGGCGCATGCGGTAA